The following are from one region of the Shinella sp. PSBB067 genome:
- a CDS encoding type II secretion system F family protein — MFGMDITIVAIFALAALSTAGLAYGVLFSRIETQKKAESRVRRVQAAETDQGKAKAARDRMQELSKRRKSVQESLKDLEKKQQEQTRRVATTLKARLVQAGLSITPAKFYVFSAIFGLFVFVVTLISGAGPLVALGAAFIAGAGAPRWFVGFLVKRRLNKFLEEFPNSLDVMVRSIKSGLPLTDALRLIAAEGQEPVRTEFRKVVESQQVGLSVPDACARMFTSIPLQEVNFFSIVIAIQSQAGGNLSEALGNLSRVLRERRKMRAKVNALSMEAKASAAIIGALPFIVALLVYLTSPDYIMVLFRDPRGHLILGLSGVWMSIGILMMRNMINFDI, encoded by the coding sequence ATGTTCGGAATGGATATCACCATCGTGGCGATCTTCGCGCTGGCGGCGCTCTCCACCGCCGGCCTTGCCTATGGCGTGCTTTTCTCGCGCATCGAGACCCAGAAGAAGGCGGAAAGCCGTGTCCGCCGCGTGCAGGCCGCCGAGACCGACCAGGGCAAGGCGAAGGCGGCACGCGACCGCATGCAGGAGCTGTCCAAGCGCCGCAAGTCGGTGCAGGAATCCCTCAAGGACCTCGAGAAGAAGCAGCAGGAGCAGACCAGGCGCGTCGCCACCACGCTGAAGGCGAGGCTCGTGCAGGCGGGCCTTTCGATCACCCCGGCGAAGTTCTACGTCTTCAGCGCGATCTTCGGCCTCTTCGTCTTCGTGGTGACGCTTATCTCCGGTGCCGGGCCGCTGGTCGCACTCGGCGCCGCCTTCATCGCGGGCGCCGGGGCGCCGCGCTGGTTCGTCGGCTTCCTCGTCAAGCGCCGGCTGAACAAGTTCCTCGAGGAGTTCCCCAACTCGCTCGACGTCATGGTGCGCTCCATCAAGTCGGGCCTGCCGCTGACGGACGCGCTGCGGCTCATCGCGGCCGAAGGCCAGGAGCCGGTGAGGACCGAGTTCCGCAAGGTCGTCGAATCCCAGCAGGTCGGCCTCAGCGTGCCGGATGCCTGCGCGCGCATGTTCACCAGCATCCCGTTGCAGGAAGTCAATTTCTTCTCGATCGTCATCGCCATCCAGAGCCAGGCGGGCGGCAACCTCTCCGAAGCGCTGGGCAACCTTTCCCGCGTGCTGCGCGAGCGCCGCAAGATGCGCGCCAAGGTCAACGCACTGTCGATGGAGGCCAAGGCCTCGGCCGCCATCATCGGTGCCCTGCCGTTCATCGTCGCCCTCCTCGTCTACCTGACCTCGCCGGACTACATCATGGTCCTGTTCCGCGATCCGCGCGGCCACCTCATCCTCGGTCTTTCCGGCGTGTGGATGTCCATCGGCATCCTCATGATGCGCAACATGATCAACTTCGACATCTAG
- a CDS encoding type II secretion system F family protein: MVATLTDPAILLPAFVMIAVLATFYTLAAPYFERGDLDKRMKAVALEREQMRARERARLSAEAAQSKASLRAQHNTSVRQVVERLNLREALVDANTMNRLRQAGYRSQNALNIFLFARFVLPFVFLALAAFYIFYLGFLGEKPLPIRILATVVIGYIGFYAPNIFVSNKVGKRQKSIRRAWPDALDLMLICVESGISIEVAFKRVADEIAMSSPELAEELVLTTAELSFLQERRVAYENLGIRIGLDTVKSVTQALIQAERYGTPLAQALRVLAQECRDQRMNEAEKKAAALPPKLTVPMILFFLPVLVAVILGPAGIQVADTF, encoded by the coding sequence ATGGTCGCCACGCTTACCGACCCCGCCATCCTGCTGCCGGCCTTCGTGATGATCGCGGTGCTGGCCACCTTCTATACGCTGGCGGCGCCCTATTTCGAGCGCGGCGATCTCGACAAGCGCATGAAGGCGGTGGCGCTGGAGCGCGAGCAGATGCGGGCGCGCGAGCGCGCGCGCCTCAGCGCCGAGGCTGCGCAGAGCAAGGCTTCGCTGCGCGCCCAGCACAACACCTCCGTGCGCCAGGTCGTCGAGCGGCTGAACCTGCGCGAGGCGCTGGTCGACGCCAACACGATGAACCGGCTGCGCCAGGCCGGCTACCGGTCGCAGAACGCGCTCAACATCTTCCTCTTCGCCCGTTTCGTCCTGCCCTTCGTGTTCCTGGCGCTGGCGGCCTTCTACATCTTCTACCTCGGTTTTCTCGGCGAAAAGCCGCTGCCGATCCGCATCCTCGCCACCGTCGTCATCGGCTATATCGGCTTCTACGCGCCCAACATCTTCGTCTCCAACAAGGTGGGCAAGCGCCAGAAATCGATCCGCCGGGCCTGGCCGGATGCCCTCGACCTCATGCTGATCTGCGTGGAATCGGGCATCTCCATCGAGGTCGCGTTCAAGCGCGTGGCGGACGAGATCGCCATGTCCTCGCCGGAACTGGCCGAGGAGCTGGTGCTCACCACGGCCGAGCTCTCCTTCCTGCAGGAACGGCGCGTCGCCTACGAGAACCTCGGCATCCGCATCGGCCTCGATACGGTCAAGTCGGTGACGCAGGCGCTGATCCAGGCCGAGCGCTACGGCACGCCGCTCGCCCAGGCGCTGCGCGTGCTGGCGCAGGAATGCCGCGACCAGCGCATGAACGAGGCCGAGAAGAAGGCCGCCGCGCTGCCGCCCAAGCTGACGGTGCCGATGATCCTGTTCTTCCTGCCGGTGCTGGTCGCCGTCATTCTCGGTCCGGCCGGCATCCAGGTCGCCGATACGTTCTGA
- a CDS encoding lipopolysaccharide assembly protein LapB: MAACVTSLRPALLRGAALVVIALAMAGCAAKSNLTTGSIARTSKPVGEMNATELRNAADSIGKAYEKNPRDPQTGMNYASVLRMNGRNDQALAVMQQVAISNPNNREVLAAYGKAQAAAGQLQQALDTILRAQTPDRPDWRLKSAEGAILDQLGRSGEARQRYREALDIQPNEPSVLSNLGMSYVLARDLKTAETYLRSAASQPGADSSVRQNLALAVGLQGRFQEAEAIARQELTAAQAEANVTYLRAMLTQQNAWKKLAANDSGNTN; encoded by the coding sequence ATGGCCGCTTGCGTTACGTCACTTCGCCCGGCGCTCCTGAGGGGTGCGGCACTGGTTGTCATCGCCCTTGCAATGGCGGGCTGCGCCGCAAAGAGCAACCTCACCACCGGCTCCATCGCCAGGACGTCGAAGCCGGTCGGCGAGATGAACGCGACGGAACTGCGTAACGCCGCCGACAGCATCGGCAAGGCCTATGAGAAGAACCCGCGGGACCCGCAGACCGGCATGAACTATGCCAGCGTGCTGCGCATGAACGGGCGCAACGACCAGGCGCTCGCCGTCATGCAGCAGGTCGCCATCAGCAATCCGAACAACCGCGAGGTGCTCGCCGCCTACGGCAAGGCGCAGGCCGCCGCCGGCCAGCTCCAGCAGGCGCTCGACACGATCCTGCGCGCCCAGACGCCGGACCGGCCGGACTGGAGGCTGAAATCGGCCGAAGGCGCCATCCTCGACCAGCTCGGCCGCTCGGGAGAGGCGCGCCAGCGCTACCGCGAGGCGCTGGACATCCAGCCGAACGAGCCCTCCGTGCTTTCCAATCTCGGCATGTCCTATGTGCTGGCCCGCGACCTGAAGACAGCCGAGACCTATCTGCGCTCGGCCGCTTCCCAGCCCGGCGCCGACAGCAGCGTGCGGCAGAACCTCGCCCTTGCCGTCGGCCTGCAGGGCCGCTTCCAGGAGGCGGAGGCCATCGCGCGGCAGGAACTGACCGCCGCGCAGGCCGAGGCCAACGTCACCTATCTGCGCGCCATGCTGACCCAGCAGAACGCCTGGAAGAAGCTCGCGGCCAACGACAGCGGCAACACCAACTGA
- a CDS encoding M17 family metallopeptidase, producing MAPFQFIDRPSPFSTKGGRTLPIFAITPAHIETGTIDPIALDWARKAGFKAESGALLLVPTADGHLGGALFGLGRNPSDAPFLTGKLARSLPAGDWHVETAPLTANRLALGYGLGSYRFERYKASASEAPTLLIPTDADAADIKRQLAGVFLARDLINTPTNDMGPDALEDAFRALGEHYKAKVSVIAGEDLLKENFPLIHTVGRASQQAPRLLELRWGRKGHARVTLVGKGVCFDTGGLDIKPAASMLLMKKDMGGAANVMGLALMIMDAKLKVDLRVLVPVVENSISANAFRPGDIYRSRKGLTVQIDNTDAEGRLILADALAYADEEDADLVIDMATLTGAARVALGPDLPPFFTDDDDLAHDLTEASLAVDDPMWRMPLYMGYDRDVSARIADLTNAPSGGMAGSITAALFLKRFVTRNRHWAHFDIYAWAQAERPHSPVGGEAQAIRALYHHLRGVAA from the coding sequence ATGGCCCCCTTCCAGTTCATCGACCGGCCCTCTCCCTTCAGCACGAAAGGCGGCAGGACGCTGCCGATCTTCGCGATCACGCCGGCCCATATCGAGACCGGGACGATCGACCCGATCGCGCTCGACTGGGCGAGGAAGGCCGGCTTCAAGGCCGAGTCCGGCGCGCTCCTCCTCGTGCCGACGGCGGACGGCCATCTCGGCGGCGCGCTGTTCGGCCTCGGCAGGAACCCGTCCGACGCGCCCTTCCTGACGGGCAAGCTGGCGCGCAGCCTTCCGGCCGGCGACTGGCATGTCGAGACCGCGCCGCTGACGGCCAACCGCCTCGCGCTCGGCTACGGCCTCGGCAGCTACCGCTTCGAGCGCTACAAGGCGTCCGCCTCCGAAGCCCCGACGCTGCTCATCCCGACGGACGCCGACGCGGCCGACATCAAGCGCCAGCTCGCCGGCGTCTTCCTTGCACGCGACCTCATCAACACGCCGACCAACGACATGGGCCCGGACGCGCTGGAGGATGCCTTCCGCGCGCTCGGCGAGCACTACAAGGCGAAGGTGTCCGTCATCGCCGGCGAGGATCTCCTCAAGGAGAACTTCCCGCTCATCCACACGGTCGGCCGCGCCTCGCAGCAGGCGCCGCGCCTTCTCGAACTGCGCTGGGGCAGGAAGGGTCACGCGCGCGTGACGCTCGTCGGCAAGGGCGTGTGCTTCGATACCGGCGGCCTCGACATCAAGCCGGCCGCCTCCATGCTCCTGATGAAGAAGGACATGGGCGGCGCGGCGAACGTCATGGGCCTCGCATTGATGATCATGGACGCGAAGCTGAAGGTCGACCTGCGCGTGCTCGTGCCCGTCGTCGAGAACTCGATCTCGGCCAATGCCTTCCGCCCCGGCGACATCTACAGGAGCCGCAAGGGCCTGACGGTCCAGATCGACAATACGGATGCGGAGGGCCGGCTGATCCTTGCCGACGCGCTCGCCTATGCGGACGAGGAGGACGCCGACCTCGTCATCGACATGGCGACGCTGACGGGCGCCGCCCGCGTCGCGCTCGGCCCGGACCTGCCGCCCTTCTTCACCGACGACGACGACCTTGCCCACGACCTCACCGAGGCGAGCCTTGCGGTCGATGACCCGATGTGGCGCATGCCGCTCTACATGGGCTACGACAGGGATGTCTCCGCCCGCATCGCCGACCTCACCAATGCGCCCTCCGGCGGCATGGCCGGCTCGATCACCGCGGCGCTGTTCCTCAAGCGCTTCGTCACGCGCAACCGGCATTGGGCGCATTTCGACATCTATGCCTGGGCGCAGGCCGAGCGGCCGCATTCGCCGGTCGGCGGCGAGGCGCAGGCGATCCGCGCGCTCTACCATCACCTGCGCGGCGTGGCGGCCTGA
- a CDS encoding MarR family transcriptional regulator translates to MPVDLTPSQALSLWHEVTLQQVHQDGRDLTLRQLAILLEIYLVPPPHTVRGLAAKLGVTKPVITRALDTMGEQGLVTRMRDERDRRNVVIKRTVDGALYLERLGDLIIARGRAQTS, encoded by the coding sequence GTGCCGGTAGATCTGACCCCATCGCAGGCGCTCAGCCTCTGGCACGAGGTGACCTTGCAGCAGGTGCACCAGGACGGGCGGGACCTGACGCTCCGCCAGCTCGCCATCCTGCTCGAAATCTACCTCGTGCCGCCGCCGCATACCGTGCGGGGGCTCGCGGCCAAGCTCGGCGTCACCAAGCCGGTGATCACCCGCGCGCTCGACACGATGGGCGAGCAGGGCCTCGTCACCCGCATGCGCGACGAACGCGACCGCCGCAACGTCGTCATCAAGCGCACCGTGGACGGCGCCCTCTATCTCGAACGCCTCGGCGACCTTATAATCGCCCGGGGACGCGCCCAAACTTCATGA
- a CDS encoding NlpC/P60 family protein yields MNALPDRRLNAYRPDLAEATLEGAVTAERYVTGTPARVAAPVAALRPRPDESAGIDTQVLFGERVRVLDRADGWAWVKSDFDSYVGYLPETALDMAVTPATHVVAVPRTFAYCGADLRTPAAFALSIGSRLTVVGESETRGTRYFTLEGGQSVVAGHCLPAGETAGDDYVAIAGRFLETPYLWGGRSGFGLDCSALVQLSMMMAGRSVPRDSDMQAAGLGTPIEHGALRRGDLVFWKGHVAIMEDEATIIHANGHTMSVAREPLAAAIERTGYLYQQPTGYRRPV; encoded by the coding sequence ATGAACGCACTGCCGGACCGCCGCCTCAACGCCTACCGCCCCGACCTTGCCGAAGCGACCCTCGAAGGCGCCGTCACGGCGGAGCGCTACGTCACCGGCACGCCCGCGCGCGTGGCCGCGCCCGTCGCCGCGCTCCGGCCGCGGCCGGACGAGTCCGCGGGCATCGATACGCAGGTGCTGTTCGGCGAGCGCGTGCGCGTGCTCGACCGTGCGGACGGCTGGGCCTGGGTGAAGTCGGATTTCGACTCTTATGTCGGCTACCTGCCGGAGACGGCGCTGGACATGGCCGTCACGCCCGCCACCCATGTCGTCGCCGTGCCCCGCACCTTCGCCTATTGCGGGGCGGATCTCAGAACCCCCGCCGCCTTCGCCCTTTCCATCGGAAGCCGGCTGACGGTCGTCGGCGAGAGCGAGACGCGCGGGACGCGCTATTTCACCCTGGAAGGCGGGCAGTCGGTCGTCGCCGGCCATTGCCTGCCGGCCGGCGAGACGGCCGGTGACGATTACGTGGCCATTGCCGGCCGCTTCCTCGAAACGCCCTATCTGTGGGGCGGCCGCTCGGGCTTCGGCCTCGATTGCTCGGCGCTCGTGCAGCTTTCGATGATGATGGCCGGCCGCAGCGTGCCGCGCGATTCCGACATGCAGGCCGCCGGCCTCGGCACGCCCATCGAACACGGCGCGTTGCGGCGCGGCGATCTCGTCTTCTGGAAGGGGCATGTGGCGATCATGGAGGACGAGGCGACCATCATCCACGCCAACGGCCATACGATGAGCGTCGCCCGCGAGCCGCTCGCCGCCGCCATCGAGCGCACCGGCTATCTCTACCAGCAGCCGACGGGCTATCGCCGGCCGGTTTAA
- a CDS encoding ArsC family reductase: MTVTIYGIKTCDTMKKARNWLDARGIAYRFHDYKAEGIDAASLKRWVDALGWETVLNRAGTTFRALPDADKQDLDAEKAIALMLAQPSMIKRPLLDRDGQFTAGFKPDVYETLF, encoded by the coding sequence GTGACCGTCACGATCTACGGCATCAAGACCTGCGACACGATGAAGAAGGCGCGGAACTGGCTCGATGCCCGCGGCATCGCCTACCGCTTCCACGACTACAAGGCCGAAGGCATCGACGCGGCGAGCCTGAAGCGCTGGGTCGACGCCCTCGGCTGGGAAACCGTGCTCAACCGCGCCGGCACCACCTTCCGCGCCCTGCCCGACGCCGACAAGCAGGATCTCGATGCCGAAAAGGCGATCGCGCTGATGCTCGCGCAGCCCTCGATGATCAAGCGCCCCCTCCTCGACCGCGACGGGCAGTTTACCGCCGGCTTCAAGCCGGACGTCTACGAGACGCTGTTTTAA
- a CDS encoding YitT family protein: MPAGTAAQPARHSAYEDLIAIVVGTMFVALGVAIYTKAVLLAGSTAGLALLLQYASGIGFWWLFFVINLPFYVLAVKKLGWAFTLRTFAAVTLVSVLTRLTSGLVSFSHLDPLYAAVMGGALSGTGLLILFRHRTGLGGINVLAIYLQDRFGLRAGYFQLAVDLAILSAAFFVIPLDRLALSVLGAVVVNMTLAINHRPGRYLGVT, translated from the coding sequence ATGCCGGCCGGCACCGCAGCGCAACCCGCGCGCCACTCCGCCTACGAGGACCTGATCGCCATCGTCGTCGGCACGATGTTCGTTGCGCTTGGCGTGGCGATCTACACCAAGGCCGTGCTGCTTGCCGGCAGCACGGCGGGCCTTGCGCTGCTCCTGCAATATGCGAGCGGCATCGGCTTCTGGTGGCTGTTCTTCGTCATCAACCTGCCGTTCTACGTGCTCGCCGTGAAGAAGCTCGGCTGGGCCTTCACGCTGCGCACCTTCGCCGCCGTGACGCTCGTCTCGGTCCTTACCCGGCTCACGTCCGGGCTCGTATCCTTCTCCCATCTCGATCCGCTTTACGCGGCCGTGATGGGCGGGGCGCTCTCCGGCACGGGCCTGCTCATCCTCTTCCGCCACCGCACGGGGCTCGGCGGCATCAATGTGCTGGCGATCTACCTGCAGGACCGCTTCGGCCTGCGCGCCGGCTATTTCCAGCTCGCGGTCGACCTTGCCATCCTCTCGGCCGCCTTTTTCGTCATTCCGCTCGACCGTCTCGCCCTCTCCGTGCTCGGCGCCGTCGTCGTCAACATGACGCTCGCCATCAATCACCGCCCCGGACGCTATCTCGGGGTGACGTGA
- a CDS encoding amino acid aminotransferase produces MFDALTRQPDDPLLALIGLFRADERAGKVDLGVGVYRDETGVTRVFRAVKEAERRLVETQQTKAYVGPEGDPVFLERLWALTTGEAGRGRATAALQTPGGSGALRLAADLMARMGTKGVWLGLPTWPNHASIFKAAGLEVITYPFFDVPAQAVLFDRMIEALSGAAPGDAVLLHASCHNPTGANLNAEQWRAISALVAERGLLPVVDIAYQGYGRGLDEDAAGLRTLLAAVPEALVAVSCSKSFGLYRERTGAIYAVCGSADTALSVRTNLAALARTSYSMPPDHGAAVVGMILGDEALTADWKAELESMRLRIASIRERLAAGLSKRWQVLTAIRDQEGMFSLLPLEEADVLKLRAEHAIYMPTSGRINIAGLKTAEVDAVIEKFLSL; encoded by the coding sequence ATGTTCGATGCCCTCACCCGCCAGCCCGACGATCCGTTGCTTGCCCTCATCGGCCTTTTCCGGGCGGACGAACGCGCCGGCAAGGTGGACCTCGGCGTCGGCGTCTACCGCGACGAGACCGGCGTGACGCGCGTCTTCCGCGCGGTCAAGGAGGCCGAGCGCCGCCTGGTCGAGACCCAGCAGACCAAGGCCTATGTCGGGCCGGAGGGTGATCCCGTCTTCCTCGAACGCCTGTGGGCGCTGACGACGGGCGAGGCCGGCCGCGGCCGCGCCACCGCCGCGCTGCAGACGCCGGGCGGCTCCGGCGCGCTCCGCCTTGCCGCCGACCTGATGGCGCGCATGGGCACCAAGGGCGTCTGGCTCGGCCTGCCGACCTGGCCGAACCACGCCAGCATCTTCAAGGCCGCCGGCCTGGAGGTGATCACCTATCCCTTCTTCGACGTCCCCGCGCAGGCCGTTCTCTTCGACCGGATGATAGAGGCCCTTTCGGGCGCCGCGCCGGGCGATGCCGTGCTGCTGCATGCGAGCTGCCATAATCCGACCGGAGCCAATCTCAACGCCGAACAGTGGCGCGCCATCTCCGCCCTCGTCGCCGAGCGCGGCCTGCTGCCGGTCGTCGATATCGCCTACCAGGGCTACGGCCGCGGCCTCGACGAGGACGCGGCGGGCTTGCGCACGCTGCTTGCCGCCGTGCCGGAAGCGCTCGTCGCCGTCTCCTGCTCGAAGTCCTTCGGCCTCTACCGCGAGCGCACCGGCGCGATCTACGCCGTCTGCGGCAGCGCCGACACGGCGCTTTCGGTGCGCACCAACCTCGCCGCGCTCGCCCGCACCAGCTACTCGATGCCGCCGGACCACGGTGCCGCCGTCGTCGGTATGATCCTCGGCGACGAGGCGCTGACGGCGGACTGGAAGGCCGAGCTCGAATCCATGCGGCTGCGCATCGCCTCGATCCGCGAGCGGCTCGCCGCCGGCCTTTCGAAGCGCTGGCAGGTGTTGACCGCCATCCGCGACCAGGAAGGCATGTTCTCGCTGCTGCCGCTGGAAGAAGCCGACGTGCTGAAACTGCGCGCCGAGCATGCCATCTACATGCCGACCTCCGGCCGCATCAACATTGCCGGCCTCAAGACGGCGGAAGTCGATGCCGTGATCGAGAAATTCCTGAGCCTGTGA
- a CDS encoding Lrp/AsnC family transcriptional regulator, with protein MEKKAGDDIVLDQTDRRIIRLLVEDAGLSNNQLAEKVGLSPAPLSRRLARLESSGVIRHTVIVDPRAAGIGFQAFLEVTLERTAPRVGERFIDLVRRMPEVVECHTVAGDFDFLLKIAVKDVADYRRLLWSEFERIGEIKALRSTILLDSPKMQVSALP; from the coding sequence ATGGAGAAGAAAGCCGGCGACGACATCGTGCTGGACCAGACCGACCGGCGCATCATCCGCCTGCTCGTCGAGGACGCCGGCCTTTCCAACAACCAGCTCGCCGAGAAGGTCGGCCTCTCGCCCGCCCCGCTCTCGCGCCGGCTGGCGCGGCTGGAATCGAGCGGCGTCATCCGCCATACGGTGATCGTCGATCCGCGCGCGGCGGGCATCGGCTTCCAGGCTTTCCTGGAGGTGACGCTGGAGCGCACGGCGCCCCGTGTCGGCGAGCGTTTCATCGACCTCGTGCGGCGCATGCCGGAGGTCGTGGAGTGCCACACCGTCGCGGGCGATTTCGATTTTCTCCTGAAGATCGCGGTCAAGGACGTCGCCGACTACCGGCGGCTGCTGTGGAGCGAGTTCGAGCGCATCGGCGAGATCAAGGCGCTGCGCTCGACCATCCTTCTCGACAGCCCGAAGATGCAGGTGAGCGCTCTGCCCTGA
- a CDS encoding endonuclease/exonuclease/phosphatase family protein, producing MERKGKITSAALLSAIRNRRGHRPPENNRPGDTVIASYNVHKCVGVDRRFDPERTASVIAEIDADIIAIQEADKRFGERSGLLDLGMLERDCGLVPVPITALSSTGHGWHGNMIMMRKGAVGGVRQLKLPGIEPRGALVVTLDLPLGKLRLVAAHFGLLKRSREQQAMAILASVAEEEEMPTLLVGDLNEWRVGRRSSLARLQPTFDPASGAVPSFPSRFPMLALDRALGHPHDLVTSVEVHDSPLARLASDHLPIKAHIDLKVVWERSTDRVSRAM from the coding sequence TTGGAGAGGAAAGGCAAGATCACGTCGGCCGCGCTGCTTTCGGCCATTCGCAATCGCCGCGGCCACAGGCCGCCGGAAAACAATCGCCCGGGCGACACCGTCATCGCGTCGTACAACGTGCACAAATGCGTGGGCGTCGACCGACGCTTCGACCCGGAGCGCACGGCAAGCGTCATCGCCGAGATCGATGCCGACATCATCGCCATCCAGGAAGCGGACAAGCGCTTCGGCGAACGCTCGGGGCTGCTCGATCTCGGCATGCTGGAGCGCGACTGCGGCCTCGTGCCCGTGCCGATCACCGCGCTGTCCTCCACCGGCCACGGCTGGCACGGCAACATGATCATGATGCGCAAGGGCGCGGTCGGCGGCGTGCGGCAGCTGAAGCTGCCCGGCATCGAGCCGCGCGGCGCGCTGGTCGTGACGCTCGATCTGCCTTTGGGCAAGCTGCGGCTCGTCGCCGCCCATTTCGGCCTGCTGAAGCGCTCGCGCGAGCAGCAGGCGATGGCGATCCTCGCCTCCGTCGCCGAGGAGGAGGAAATGCCGACCCTTCTCGTCGGCGACCTCAACGAATGGCGCGTCGGCCGGCGGTCATCGCTTGCCCGTCTCCAGCCGACATTCGATCCCGCCTCCGGCGCCGTGCCGAGCTTCCCGTCGCGCTTTCCGATGCTGGCGCTCGACCGGGCGCTCGGCCATCCGCACGATCTCGTCACCTCGGTGGAGGTGCATGATTCGCCGCTTGCGCGCCTTGCGTCCGATCACCTGCCGATCAAGGCGCATATCGACCTCAAGGTCGTCTGGGAGCGGTCTACAGATAGGGTGAGCCGAGCCATGTGA